The following is a genomic window from Hyperolius riggenbachi isolate aHypRig1 chromosome 4, aHypRig1.pri, whole genome shotgun sequence.
agtgagcggcttggtgtgtatctctgagtaagatcagaaatgtaggttggacaggttttgtggacggatttgtaggtcacacaatatcttgaatctgattctggactggataggaagccagtggagggattcacggaggggagccgcactggtggagcgatgggaggagtggataattctggctgccgcattcatgatggactgcagtggggctattcgggtattagggagaccagacagaagggcattgtagtagtcgaggcgggaaattataagggcatggatgaggagtttggtggtggcaggggtcaggaaagggcgaatcttacagatgttacgaaggtggaagttgcaggactttgtgaggttttggatgtggggagtgaaggagagtgcggagtccagggtgacacccagacaacgggcttgagaggtagggtgaatggtagtgtggttaaagtgaacctccagactaaaaatcaactcagcagcactgaaaaggcctggtgtttctttaacagtttcacagcatctgaactttgtttctcttatacaagcctcatttttagctgcacagaagaaaactgcctgggcttttttcccctgatgctgtgcaaagcatgatgggatttctgatgttgttgttctcgttctgctgttttggtgcaattttttttttttttttacattttgaatttgacatttgaagcctagcgcatggagctgggaggggttatcaggacaaaggacagttggaactgtgtctcccgctccttgtcacctcctttaaaccaaaaagatggctgcccccatgacaaagatggcagcccccatgacaaagatggcggcccccatgaatcacaaacatttgcctgttcttttaaaaccgggtgggaaaaaaaattatattacctatctattgtaattaacatacctaatgtaacttaaagagactccgtaacaaaaattgcatcctgttttttatcatcctacaagttcaaaaagctattctaatgtgttctggcttactgcagcactttatactatcactgtctctgtaataaatcaatgtatctttcccctgtcagacttgtcggcctgtgtctggaaggctgccaagttcttcagtgttgtggttctgctatgaactcccccttccaggcccctctatgcacactgcctgtgtgttatttaggattagagcagcttcttttacaagctggataaatcgtcctctgagctggctgggctttcacatactgaagaattacagacaagggcaaagctgtttgcaggaagaaacaagcagcctaaaacttcagtgcataagaacagggggaaagaaacacacaaatgatctcttgagattcaaaaggaaggctgtatacagcctgcttgtgtatggatgtattttctatgtgtggacatactgtacatcaacctacttcctgttttggtggccattttgtttgtttataaacaaactttttaaaactgtttttaaccacttttaatgcggtgaggagcggcgaaattgtgtcagagggtaatgggagatgtcccctaacgcactggtatgtttacttttgtgcgattttaacgatacagattctctttaatgtcagtatgtttgtttaggctgaagttcccctttaacagtgacctgcacatctgggaggtccagggatgaccggggtgggaagatcataaattccgttttgtctagatttaatttcaggaacctagcggacatccaggaggagatggcagataggcaggaggagaccttgttgtccatggtagtggtggatatgtcaggggtgtggaggtagatttgggtgccatctgcatacagatgatagttaaaacccatggaggagataatcttgccaatggaggatgtgtatagggagaacagtagggggccaagaactgagccttgggggactcccactgagaggtggttgggggtggacgaggactcattgaaggaggtcataaaggagcggttggagaggtaggatgaaagccaggtcagggcgagtgtATGTGGACTGAGGACAGAGCAAGTGGCAGACACGGACAGTTAACGTATACTGCACAAGGCACGACAaatgcagcgtcacaaggccgattccagagAGATTTAATGTTGAAATCGATCATGAATTGGACTGTGGTGTGTGGGCTGGCAAaatatctctctccgatcagatttgatttgagagagatctgtctcttggtcgatttgCCCATACAATGTCTGATGTATGAGCACCTTGACTCTGTGTAGTAGATAAGACATAATTTTGTTGCTGCTTAGCACTACACACCAGTTCTTCTCAGACACTTCAGTTATCCCTGAAAGCCCCAAGTTATCTAGGCAGCTCATTAAAAGAGAGAAAACTGTCAGCTAGTGAGACCGCTCACCTGCAAAGGCTAAAAATTACACACAAAaagtacacacagggttaacagagcgaGTGATTCCCTCTTCCCCTTATTCTCACTGGTCTGACACCAGTCACCCTAACCATTTCCGAGGACACTATTATAACATGAAAGTAAGAGATAAGTAAGGAAACATTTACAGCAGTACTTAGGAACACCTAGACAAGCTATTCCCATCCCAgtttaaaagacaaaaaaagtttattgattggaacgaggggaccatgagaggaaagGAAAGactgtataggacccagagctctCCATATAGTAAACACTAAGGATTTACCCTTTCAGTACCTTCTACAAAAGTGAAAGGTTATCATGCAGTGGCTAAtatgttagagcagagaggatgttctgagtttagtttcactttaagACCCAGAAAAATAGATCCAGGTTGTAATGCAACAAAACAAGACAAACATCAAGACACTTGTTGATCCTCTCTCATATAAAACCCTTTCAAGGATGTCTTAAGACTCAGGCAAAATGCATACGTATTGCACTATACTACTGGCTAATAACTGTCTCAGCACTACTTAACCTTTGTGTGCAGGCCAGGACAGCAGTGTATTAGGGTCACTCCTACAACCAGACAAAGTTGGATGTGGATGCTGATCTCAACAAGGCTCCAGCGGCACTGGATTTAAATAAACAACAAAACTACAGTCTGGATGAGTATCCTCCTGCAATCTGCTTTCCCACATCTCAAAGTCGTGATGGGAATTccagctcttctcagagaatcggctcttctgaaacggctcccattaaagagccagatcttacggctctgaatcggctcttcattaaatatcactagacaccactcagaatcggagtaaaagccccgccccatgacaactccagactgcttctctgactggggcaatccctcctgctactgctctgctccgccccatacactcctacaagctgcaagaggaagactacatctcccagcatgcctcagcgccctttattacagagcaaatcagagctgtgtggggcggctgaggcatcggctcttttaaaactgagaaccggcacttgtcgttcgcagcaaagagccggctcttagagccggcccgttcacgaacgacccatcactatctCAAAGGCCACTGTGAGAAGGGGGTAGGAGGGTGTGGCTAGAGGTTCCAGTAACTCCCCCCTCTACCATAGAGAATAGCTGGAGGGAAGCTAAGTGGTAATAAGCCATGTCTGCCACCCTCAGATTCAGGGTTGTGGAGTTGGAATAATTTTTGGGAACAtggagtcagagtcagtggtttcataaactgaggagttggagagttagagttggatgatttttataccaaTCCCAAGcgctgccagggctgtggagtcgtagcaaattttgggtacctggagtcggaggtttcataaactgaggagttaaagggaacctaaacagagggatatggatgttttcttttaaacaataccagttgcttgtcagtcctgccgatctttggctgcagtagtggttgagtcacacacctgaaacaagcatgcagccaatccagtctaacttcagtaagagcacctgatctgcatgcttgttcaggggctgcagctaaaagtattagagacacaggatcagcaggagagtcaggcaactagtattattttaaaaggaaaaatacatttccttctcagtttaggctccctttaaagacGGAGTAGGAGTTGAATGGTTTTTGTTCCCAGGCTGGGAGTCAGCAGAGGGATAGGTGAGATTTTAAATTGCAttgcactggggggagggggacagaggggacaaCATTTTACACTTGGGGAACAGCGGCCAGGGTTCTGTCACGTTCATCGTGATATTGAGCACTTTTgatctttccagcatgtccgattaatGCAGGGGTctaaaactcaatttacctgggggccgcaggaggcaaagtcaggatgaggctgggccgcataaggattttcacaatcgcggcgtatcgccgcctctgcccccaccctcactcttccttcacagagaggggcggcgatccgtgcggcattgacgtcaggagggacagagctgaagctgaaagctctgccccttccaggaaatgcgtgcagattgccccccgggcgatttggattgtttagcggcggggatgcggcggattacttgggagcactgaagcgaattataaggaagcttttgccggcgaaggccacaaaatattgtatcgagggccgcaaatggcccgcaggccgcgagtttgagacccctggattAATGCATTAGACTGGTTTCGACCTGAAATCAATCGAACCATCGATCAGGTGGACATGTTGCGGCACCGATTTTCCTCCGGTTAAATAAGATTATAAAATCGTATGTTTAAATGGGCCGCAAAATCAGTGGATGTATGGGCACCTGTACACATATTTCACTTCAAAACCATGATCTGAGAGCAGGTTTACTTCCACAGTCAACTGCTTACCCAACATGAGGAATACGGCTGTTTCAACAGGTGTTTCCCAGACCTCCCACTGAGCAACAACTATTGTAAactagaggcacctacctgtATGTTATCAAATTTTAACCCTGGCATAGTCAGCTTTTCCTTCTCAATGAAGACAGGGTTATACTGCTGAGTAGCTACAGAAATAAGAATGTTTCTTGTTTCCTCAGACGGTAACCAAGCGTCATTCCTCCTGTCCATTTCACTCATGTTCAGGGCTGTAGCAAACGGGTCATCACTTCCAGCAAAAACACTGTGGATCTGAGAGAAGGGCTTTGGGGACTGGGGTATTTCCAGAGGAACGGATGAGCCACCTGGATCTACTGGCTTACTACCCATGAAAAAAGACACAGAAGGAAGGTCCTGAGATGTGCTTGAATCTGGAGTCACCGGTGcagagcttctttcagcaacagtAGGAGCAGCATTTGGATTACTGACGGAGATAAATGTTGAGGAGGTTGTGAAAGAATCAAAAAAGTCAGCAGCTGAGGAACTGGGTGCCCCATTATCAGAGAAAAAGTTGCTCAAGCTTGGACTTGGCTGGACAACTTGTGTATGAAGCTTTGCAGATCCTCTGATTTCAGCTCCAAAACTGGGCGATTTGACCATCTGAGATTCAAAGCCATCGCTGATTAGAAAGGAGGGATGTGTATTGGACTGACTAAAGATGGTACAAACTGGGATGGTTTCTTGAACTGGAGAAGGCTTACTTGCTGGAGCCAATAGTTCCTCTTTATGTTCACCTTCTGGTGTCTGAGCACTAGAAAGCACCACTTCCTTCACCTCGACTGGTGGATTGTGATTTTGGAGAGGTGTGTCAATAACAGACAACTTTTCCGAAGCAGAGTTTTCAGGACTGATCTCTACATCTGAGTCATTCTTGCCATTTACACTTTGATCATATTCTTTATCTGCTTTTTTTACCAACCTCACAGCATCACTACTCTCAATTTCATCCACAATGTCTTGAAGGCAGCCAAGATCTCCAGCATCATCTTCGCTGATATTGGGAGAATCAGAGATTAATACACTTTCCATCATCTGATCATTAAGCTTCTCCAGCAGGTTGCCAGAATCTTCTGACAGAGTGACATTCTCCTCAGATCCAAAGGTGTCAGCATCCAAATCAATGGTCTCCTCATGAAGAAGGATCTCTTCCTGTACTTGTGAGGAGCTGTCTGGAGTAAGTCCAACAATGCCGACTGAGTCCGCTTCAGTGCTCTTGTGAAGTTCTGTCAGGTCATTTTCCAAGCTGTTATCTGGGTTCTCCATTTTCCTACAAGGGAAAAGAGAAGACATTAACACTTGTGAACAGAAAAAAACCCCTGACAACCAGaagcctgcttaaagtgtaccagagatcaaggTTTAgtcagaatcaatacttacccagggcttcctccagtctcatAAACACGCCGTCCTCccatggtctgccgttcagccgcgatcagcttgCTCAGTGGCgtcagtccaggtctactgcgcatgcacagtaggttCGTGCAtaagcagaagacccagactggacgtgACTGAGCAAGATACTGGGGCTGactgcagctgaacggcagatgaTCGGAGGACCATGTGGGACTCAAACGTGTTTATGGGACAGGAGgaagccttgggtaagtatcgattctgacTCAAccttgatctctggtacactttaagttacaTGCAGCACATTCTAAAAACAAGGCAATATAGAGAGTGGTCAAACAGCGATGCACAATTATACTGCTCTCTGCAAATATAAACCTATTAGGAGTGGGGTAGATAGAAGAGCAAGCAGTAAGCACTTATTGCTGCTCATCTCTAGAATGGAAATGTGATGGATGAGCAGAGCTGGGTCAAGTAACCGTCAACTATTTCCCAGCAAGGCAGGTTCTCAGATATCattggttaaccaccctggcggtatggTCAAGCCTAACAGTATGGACAGGCTCATCCAGCAGTGCTAAAGTCAAGTTTCTCATCAGGTTTACACATTCAAATTTGTGTttgtatgcaaagttttgcatgcacatttttttttgcatacaaacaaatttttatgcaaaaaaaatgcatgcaaaaatcagCACGTTTTCTGTCGAAAAGCTAAAGAGTGGATAAATTGTGGATCAAGTCAGGGAGTGTAGGGTCTACCGGCACTACAAGGTATGCAGTCGCATCACTAGAGGTAGGAAACGACAGACATTCAAACGCCACCTTGATTAAAGAAACTGCGTGCTCATGATATTGCTAGCAGGTGTATATAACATGGATCATCAGAGAAAAGAAAAAGttccatcaggcactgcagttgatTCAGTTTTAATCGTGTTTTCAGTGTGATATAAATCATAACATCTAAATTTCTTGCATTCAACAAGGCAGGTGCAAAAGTCATGTACAAACAACTTGTGCTTTTAAGATTATTGCATGAGatagatgtcctaccatatcagagagggtggtggtgggtgcagggcagaaCCGGTAGactaacggccgtttcgcactgCAAACATGGCAGTAATCCAGATGTATTGAGATTTTGTGGGTTGGCTTAAGTCATGATCCCCACAAGAGGTGGAGATCGCTCTCGTCTTCTATTAAAGAAAGAGTTGCTCTTGATTATCAGGAGTGAAGCTCTTGGCCCATTAGGTTTTAATGACCACAACGATTTAGCATGTTTCTTAGATCCAGAGTCGCAGTTAACCTTGTATATGAGATTCTATTGACGGTTTACATTTGCAGTGTTGTTTAAAATTTGCAATACAAATCTATGTAATCTTGTTTGCAATGAAGATTGATGTCTCCTACAATACCTTCTTGTAACGTCCTTCAGCCGTCTTCCCTCCCgcatttttaagtgttttttatgCAATCCATAAGTTCCACATCCACGTTTGAGTCACTGTACCCTTGCACAGCCATTCAAACGGCCATTTATGCTACTAACTTGCAATTGCATTTAGGATGGTGAATATGCCTTCTTTTCTTGATTGCATGCGTACGTAGTGACACGTCAGCATGCCTCCCACAGTGGTACGCATGGTCTACGCTGACGCATGGATTGGTACGCATTCGGGAACACACTCCCTATTGGACGAGTGTACGTCTGGTCGACGCATACGTCTTTACGCATATGGCCGGAACGTGTACGTCATCTCGTACCCCGCCCCTAACAGGTGACACAGGAAATAAAAGTCTGTATTTTTGTGTACTGGcatggatcagcctcggaagaagcagtgtgaaacggccgttaggctactgtttttgccctgcacctaCCACCACCCCCTCTGATATGGTAGAACATCTATCTCATGCAATAGTCTTAAAAGCACAAGTTGTTTGTACATGACTTTTGCACCTGCCTCATTGAATGCAAGAAATGTACATGTTGTGATTTATATCACACTGAAAACACGATTAAATCTGAatcaactgcagtgcctgatggaaCTTTTTCTTTTCTCTGATGATCCGTGGGTAAATTGTGGCCAGAAagaatttacatttatttttttttatatgattgtGCGTTTAAAACTCATCATACACACAAAATGAATACTAGACCCTTGTTTGACTCATTTTGGTAAATTACAAGCAACaattttatgaaaattaattaaaGCAGGGctacgggctatgaactggcgtggcgtctattagacgcggcGGCCAGTTAAATTTCCCGGGACATAGcgcagcagcgatggcgtgcctgcaGATGAGGCTACACGTGCCGGGTCTGGCACGCGCGCCATAGGTTCACCATCGctgatatatactctgtacagcactgcggaagatgttggtgctatataaatacaaaataataataactaacagcatgtttgtttaggctgaagttcccctttaagagcattatctatatatatatataatagactaagtgcctcaaccttcaaacaagaagaagaagtactttgcattagaaaatgtatgcgtgctcaaacaccaagtttaaggcctcttttccacggactgttgagctgtgtgcgcagcaagcagttaccaggcagcagcaagcagttaccaggcagcagcaagcagttaccaggcagcagtgagcagttgtgagagtttgagagccatttcactgcctattcacagtccatggaaaagaggccttaccctagcaagtctgacattgcaaatctggcctaattggctattcatgaggcaatgctcatgcaaatgcatgcacaaaccaataccacaaagcagtcaccctgctacatgctacattagcactatccggcttagtgcacaccagagcggttcggcagcgttttgcgatccacttgcggctgcggatacgcttgggtaatgtatttcaatgggctggtgcacaccagagcgggaggcgttttgctgaaacgcatactcccgaggtgaggcatttttgggattgcggaggcgtttctgcctccaatgtaaagtataggaaaaacgcaaaccgctctgaaaaacggcagttcagagcggttttgcaggcgtttttgttacagaagctgttcagtaacagctttactgtaacaatatatgaaatctactacaccaaaaacgctttacaaaaccgcaaaatgctaggtgaaatgctacagaaaaataagaaaaagcgtttcaaaatctgctagcattttgcggatctgctagcagtctttggtgtgctccaggcctcctggagcgccacggggaggattcccaatgccccctttttatacaactggggggaccgcaggttcccaggctctctcactgcctggaaaccacagcggcaccccggagggggaggctgggtggcgtggacaacccccccccccccccccaagtgtgcccagcgccggggagagccgtctgcacccacctcccaatattaaaaacaggcacttaccttaacgtccattgcgttctgctacatgcgcattaatttgggggcaccacatgagaaaggagagaagcatgggtcaccccgagctttagagctcagggctggctcacatacagcactccagaggggaggggggggggggggggttggggggaggaggacaggcgcactcactccagggttcacaccaccggagcaagccatccaccacctgcctccaaaggatacaaactgcacaaaatgctttccatgagaaaattaatgcgcatgtagcagaacccaatggacgttaaggtaagtggctgtttttaatattaggaggtgggtgcggacggctctccccagcgctggccacgcttggggggggggggggggcggctgcgccacccagcctcccactccggggtgccgctgtggttcccaggcagcgagagagcactttgcagtattggttttttgaccctgcatagtttggcatgcgaaagcaaatgcatatttgcatgagcattgcctcatgaatagccaattaggccagatttggaaagccagacttgctagggttaa
Proteins encoded in this region:
- the TRAPPC12 gene encoding trafficking protein particle complex subunit 12 isoform X2, coding for MENPDNSLENDLTELHKSTEADSVGIVGLTPDSSSQVQEEILLHEETIDLDADTFGSEENVTLSEDSGNLLEKLNDQMMESVLISDSPNISEDDAGDLGCLQDIVDEIESSDAVRLVKKADKEYDQSVNGKNDSDVEISPENSASEKLSVIDTPLQNHNPPVEVKEVVLSSAQTPEGEHKEELLAPASKPSPVQETIPVCTIFSQSNTHPSFLISDGFESQMVKSPSFGAEIRGSAKLHTQVVQPSPSLSNFFSDNGAPSSSAADFFDSFTTSSTFISVSNPNAAPTVAERSSAPVTPDSSTSQDLPSVSFFMGSKPVDPGGSSVPLEIPQSPKPFSQIHSVFAGSDDPFATALNMSEMDRRNDAWLPSEETRNILISVATQQYNPVFIEKEKLTMPGLKFDNIQVDAVRELMLRFLGEQAAMKRQVLTANSVEQTFLGLKQLLNSKNWRAAVDLSGRLLTAHGQGYGKSGQPTNHTTDSLQLWFLRLSLSVKLGLFQNAEMEFEAFKNLDQPDLYYEYYPHVYPGRRGSMVPFSMRILHAELRQYLGFPLETLDRLHNMKIICLKILDNLEKGFAEDGSMITMTNANRQASVQLWRSRLGRVMYSMANCLLMMKEYVLAVEAYHTVMRYYPQQEPQLLSGIGRIFLQIGDIKTAENYFQDAEKVIEKLDTKDEPQNKMMVLMNRAFLHLGQNNFSEAHKFFAEVLKVEPSNTVANNNAAVCLLYLGKLKDSLRHLEGLVQQDPKHYLHESVLFNLTTMYELESSRSMQKKQALLEAVAVKEGDSFNTQCLKLL
- the TRAPPC12 gene encoding trafficking protein particle complex subunit 12 isoform X1 is translated as MWKMENPDNSLENDLTELHKSTEADSVGIVGLTPDSSSQVQEEILLHEETIDLDADTFGSEENVTLSEDSGNLLEKLNDQMMESVLISDSPNISEDDAGDLGCLQDIVDEIESSDAVRLVKKADKEYDQSVNGKNDSDVEISPENSASEKLSVIDTPLQNHNPPVEVKEVVLSSAQTPEGEHKEELLAPASKPSPVQETIPVCTIFSQSNTHPSFLISDGFESQMVKSPSFGAEIRGSAKLHTQVVQPSPSLSNFFSDNGAPSSSAADFFDSFTTSSTFISVSNPNAAPTVAERSSAPVTPDSSTSQDLPSVSFFMGSKPVDPGGSSVPLEIPQSPKPFSQIHSVFAGSDDPFATALNMSEMDRRNDAWLPSEETRNILISVATQQYNPVFIEKEKLTMPGLKFDNIQVDAVRELMLRFLGEQAAMKRQVLTANSVEQTFLGLKQLLNSKNWRAAVDLSGRLLTAHGQGYGKSGQPTNHTTDSLQLWFLRLSLSVKLGLFQNAEMEFEAFKNLDQPDLYYEYYPHVYPGRRGSMVPFSMRILHAELRQYLGFPLETLDRLHNMKIICLKILDNLEKGFAEDGSMITMTNANRQASVQLWRSRLGRVMYSMANCLLMMKEYVLAVEAYHTVMRYYPQQEPQLLSGIGRIFLQIGDIKTAENYFQDAEKVIEKLDTKDEPQNKMMVLMNRAFLHLGQNNFSEAHKFFAEVLKVEPSNTVANNNAAVCLLYLGKLKDSLRHLEGLVQQDPKHYLHESVLFNLTTMYELESSRSMQKKQALLEAVAVKEGDSFNTQCLKLL